In a genomic window of Oncorhynchus kisutch isolate 150728-3 linkage group LG9, Okis_V2, whole genome shotgun sequence:
- the LOC109896493 gene encoding lysine-specific demethylase 6B isoform X2 — MHHAVEQFGGRGTRDSFPLDGLSRGTWAPVGDHVTWVPPARCPPGVNQHQLLPHLPPSHMGGLNHPSKFFNNGPMQMRGSEKQELAQAMLPGLQRADQQHLPPPPHRAWEQPGQLYESPPPPHPSVPLPSDHATRLHGGYSPGPPASLPPRPNQLLKYVDPQEQHLLRGLTSLGDDMWAQVQQRGYPGKMLGGQLKRPAPPLGEYSVIRHTPHPSTRPNEDCPSPSKRKRSAEQVLHPGIQRFSGPGGHPLPPQQQPPSHYPPPPPKPAFWNPMHKASGAPRAQPERKNGSPEFQESVKSCMGGYTYKPPAPSPISPPLTSSPGGYPQRHSGPHPPHKPSFSPQALNQPPHNNPHSSHPQYPKQPAPPRMGMEPRGGPPTPQRGPTTGGRGVNNHPPPHHHQPPARGDRDSREPPQPSPANHTGVPYSHNPHFQPHPGLGHTAPHPPASSTAVPQQHNPSPSHHEAWRPQGQGRPQNNHPLELGYYRAGLVPQGQQNQAGETRGPASLQHHQHPHISSPQVPTRTPVIISTPQALCSQSQNNRYNNSSSITGPALSTVITAPPAVCSANSTCRRGREMMSLPHQSSAASQLERDPERSPIHPMLHPGYQGAHAGTANHPHRAPPRPQQQQFPSQHHQQSVQGKSYYGRSDPDGTPASSSSSSSSSFSGHQRAGESVITSRGSHPSPLTQTEVTSSPLHRPMPAPQPHTVSSAPQPASSPSYSRLCAQPAPQATTTSSAKGYLNSRPQPPPPSAPQSMEEALDKLDAELQGHMQAREREQEERKRREQEERKRKEHEERKRREWEREQEERKRREREQGKRRELERVEEEKKRREWEKEQEERKRRDLAREQEERKRRTELIKEEERRKVEEEEMSRSSKRREESAIESLERLLSGNSSAPPPPRLSTVSSFVPPTPSQSSSSPPYPWLSRGGAPPCPPGQAPPPPAPLEMSRPPPLTPQTEYAREKQRQREMWGETPPSSLHTSNVTSGNNALTSSGPFYPNHPSNKTLTQGASPRPSKDTPHPKENDSQQARGGAMGAVDPLHTSSTVSLREPPKLFQAFRRDSLSSGPNTSRISSSTSSTGGLPNKRMPSGGLGSLGCSTSSSNSGDSDSAQFEEEPLELSTLLPDGLANIMAMLDESIKKEEESLYCSDRNGARETIINAFSAMPPAKSYLCAPDLIPAPNQQPQDDFVGTNVHASPPVLSRQGSLASPCSRTSSINEEDEEGCLALKPALELHEPAVPLNSDPQSGTNYSHSDLAKLYGLPEPVKSEGDDEDEEDESETPSCSPPPPQRPHLHQTGVSSTFKSQAALENQKYAYRGGPFGRPPPSALGGLKYSSSLSLGPDIQQQQNSTSPTSDSTNHPGFTPSTAPPLKTRPHSPSSWEAKRQVNIKMEEPDIWRDGREAMEKRLHSTRVESKCYPSTQPIKMEPKEEATLTTISESSLAELGRSCEVLLTRHSSSLPRKNPSDRTKTELKQEGRHHKPERERERHREKERKPGRSKKHGERKPGRSKKHGERKEGKKKPREKRDEMSSSSSSSHSSSSSSSSKRHRHKEKKDHRRILGNLDLQRKEIREKDRDRVRADMRRKEAGSTSEGETSEWASRSRSERSSGVMSASQDRGAGSTLQGSAADFMKLKALSDGPPKELKIRLIKVESGDRETFIASEVEEKRTPLEEISIENTAAEVIRACKGARVKGKFKESYLLPAFSVKPLFTTEPLPRDKLNPPTPSIYLESKRDALSPVLLQFCTDPKNPVTVIRGLAGSLRLNLGLFSTKSLVDANSEHAVEVRTQVQQPADENWDPSGTGQTWPCESSRSHTTIAKYAQYQASSFQESLQEEKGSDEEAEEDEEDKEKTSKETSPETPSKEPTSKDATSTEQKPVGKIIKFGTNIDLSDPKRWKAQLQELQKLPAFMRVASSGNMLSHVGHTILGMNTVQLYMKVPGSRTPGHQENNNFCSVNVNIGPGDCEWFSVHENYWPAIDDFCEKHGVDYLTGSWWPVLEDLYRSNIPVYRFIQRPGDLVWINAGTVHWVQAVGWCNNIAWNVGPLNSYQYQLALERFEWNVVKKVKSIVPMIHVSWNVARTVKVTDPDTYKMIKHCLLQSIKHIQVLRDQLVAAGKKISYQSRVKDEPAYYCNECDVEVFDLLFVTSESGSRKTYVVHCEDCARQRNPSLSNNVVVLEQYRMEELMSTYDAFSLTAAPSTR, encoded by the exons ATGCATCACGCAGTAGAGCAGTTTGGCGGGCGTGGTACACGGGACTCCTTCCCTCTGGACGGACTCAGCCGGGGAACATGGGCTCCCGTGGGTGACCACGTCACCTGGGTGCCACCTGCCAG GTGTCCGCCAGGTGTCAATCAACACCAGCTCCTACCCCATCTACCGCCCAGTCACATGGGTGGACTGAACCATCCCAGTAAATTCTTCAATAATGG GCCCATGCAGATGCGTGGCAGTGAGAAGCAGGAGCTGGCCCAGGCCATGTTACCTGGCCTCCAGAGAGCGGACCAGCaacacctccctcctccccctcacaGGGCGTGGGAACAGCCGGGTCAGCTGTACGAGTCGCCCCCCCCTCCTCATCCATCCGTACCACTGCCCAGTGACCACGCGACCCGTCTGCATGGCGGGTATAGCCCTGGGCCTCCCGCCAGCCTGCCCCCCAGGCCCAATCAGCTACTGAAG TATGTGGACCCTCAGGAGCAGCATCTTCTCAGGGGTCTGACATCGCTGGGTGATGATATGTGGGCTCAGGTGCAGCAGAGGGGTTACCCAGGGAAGATGTTGGGAGGGCAGCTGAAGAGACCGGCCCCCCCTCTCGGGGAGTACTCGGTCATCCGGCACACCCCGCACCCCTCAACTCGCCCCAATGAGGACTGCCCCAGTCCCAGCAAGAGGAAGAGGAGCGCTGAGCAG GTTCTACACCCAGGCATACAGAGGTTCTCTGGCCCAGGGGGGCACCCCCTGCCCCCACAGCAGCAGCCCCCGTCCCActacccccctcctccacccaaaCCTGCTTTCTGGAACCCCATGCACAAGGCGAGTGGCGCCCCCCGGGCCCAGCCCGAACGCAAGAACGGTTCCCCTGAGTTCCAG GAGTCAGTCAAGTCCTGCATGGGCGGCTACACCTACAAACCTCCCGCCCCCTCGCCCATCTCCccacccctcacctcctccccggGAGGCTACCCTCAGAGGCACAGCGGGCCCCACCCACCCCACAAGCCCTCATTCTCACCTCAGGCCCTCAATCAACCCCCCCACAACAACCCCCACAGCTCTCACCCGCAGTACCCTAAACAACCAGCCCCGCCCCGCATGGGGATGGAGCCCAGGGGAGGTCCTCCTACCCCCCAGAGAGGCCCTACCACTGGGGGTAGGGGGGTCAACAACCATCCGCCTCCTCACCACCACCAACCTCCAGCAAGGGGGGACAGGGACAGTAGGGAGCCCCCCCAACCCTCACCAGCAAACCACACCGGCGTGCCTTACAGCCACAACCCCCACTTCCAGCCCCACCCCGGGCTGGGCCACactgccccccacccccctgcCAGCAGCACAGCAGTACCTCAGCAGCACAACCCCAGTCCCTCCCACCACGAGGCCTGGAGGCCCCAGGGGCAGGGCAGGCCACAAAACAACCACCCCCTG gaGTTGGGTTACTACAGGGCAGGGCTGGTACCTCAGGGGCAGCagaaccaggctggggagacccgGGGTCCCGCGTCCCTCCAACACCATCAGCACCCCCACATCAGCTCCCCTCAGGTTCCTACCAGAACCCCCGTCATCATCTCCACCCCCCAGGCCCTCTGCTCACAGTCCCAAAACAACCGCTACAACAACAGTAGTAGTATTACTGGACCTGCACTCTCCACTGTGATCACAGCACCACCTGCTGTGTGTTCTGCTAACAGCACCTgtaggagaggcagggagatgaTGTCACTACCCCACCAGTCCTCAGCTGCGTCTCAGCtggagagagacccagagaggagCCCCATCCACCCCATGCTGCACCCAGGGTATCAGGGAGCCCACGCGGGCACTGCCAACCACCCACACCGGGCGCCACCCAGGccccagcagcagcagttccCTAGCCAGCACCACCAACAGTCTGTCCAGGGGAAGTCTTACTACGGACGGTCTGATCCGGATGGCACTCCggcctcctcttcatcctcctcctcttcgtcaTTCTCAGGACACCAGAGGGCAGGGGAGAGCGTCATCACCAGCAGGGGGTCTCACCCCAGCCCCCTCACCCAGACGGAGGTCACTAGCTCGCCCCTGCACCGCCCCATGCCCGCCCCCCAACCCCACACTGTCAGCTCTGCCCCCCAGCCAGCCTCCAGCCCCTCCTACTCCAGACTCTGTGCCCAGCCTGCCCCCCAGGCTACCACCACCTCCTCAGCCAAGGGGTATCTAAATTCTCGACCCCAGCCACCTCCACCCTCAGCCCCCCAGTCCATGGAGGAGGCTCTGGATAAACTGGATGCTGAGCTCCAGGGTCATATGCAGGCCAGGGAGAGGGAGCAGGAAGAGCGGAAGAGGAGGGAGCAGGAAGAGCGGAAGAGGAAGGAGcatgaagagaggaagaggagggagtgggagagagagcaggaagagcggaagaggagggagagggagcaggggaagaggagagagttggagagagtggaagaggagaagaaaagaagGGAATGGGAAAAAGAGCaagaggaaaggaagaggagggattTGGCGAGGGagcaagaggagaggaagaggaggactgaGTTGattaaagaggaggagaggaggaaggtggaggaggaggagatgagccGGAGTAGTaaaaggagagaggagtctgCCATCGAGAGTCTGGAGAGACTCCTGTCCGGCAACTCCTCTGCTCCTCCACCTCCTCGCCTGTCCACCGtctcctcctttgtcccacccACCCCCAGCCAGTCATCCTCCTCGCCCCCCTACCCCTGGCTGAGCCGGGGCGGGGCTCCCCCTTGTCCCCCAGGCCAGGCACCACCACCTCCCGCCCCCCTGGAGATGTCACGGCCGCCCCCTCTCACCCCCCAGACGGAGTATGCCAGGGAgaagcagaggcagagagagatgtggggtgaAACCCCCCCCTCGTCATTACACACTAGTAACGTCACCTCAGGGAACAACGCCCTGACCTCGTCGGGGCCCTTTTACCCCAACCACCCCTCAAATAAGACCTTGACACAAGGTGCCTCCCCCCGCCCATCCAAAGACACCCCCCATCCCAAGGAGAACGATAGTCAGCAGGCCCGAGGGGGAGCGATGGGCGCTGTGGATCCCCTCCACACCTCTAGCACGGTCTCCCTCCGAGAGCCCCCCAAACTCTTCCAGGCATTCCGCAGGGATAGCCTTTCGTCTGGGCCCAACACCTCCAGGATCAGCAGCAGCACGTCCAGCACAGGGGGCCTCCCCAACAAGCGCATGCCCAGCGGAGGCCTAGGCAGCCTGGGTTGCAGCACCAGCAGCAGTAACAGCGGCGACTCTGACAGCGCCCAGTTTGAGGAGGAACCCTTGGAGCTCTCAACGTTACTCCCGGACGGTCTGGCCAACATCATGGCCATGCTGGATGAGTCCATCAAGAAAGAGGAGGAATCTCTGTACTGCAGCGACCGAAACGGTGCTAGGGAGACCATCATAAATGCCTTCTCTGCTATGCCGCCGGCCAAGAGCTATCTGTGCGCCCCGGACCTCATCCCAGCGCCCAATCAGCAACCGCAGGACGACTTTGTTGGGACGAACGTCCACGCCAGCCCCCCTGTACTGAGCCGACAGGGCTCCCTGGCCTCCCCCTGCAGCCGGACCTCCTCCATCAACGAGGAAGACGAGGAGGGTTGTCTCGCCCTGAAACCCGCTTTGGAGCTCCACGAGCCAGCCGTCCCCCTCAACTCCGACCCCCAGTCAGGGACTAACTACAGCCACAGCGATCTGGCTAAACTCTATGGTCTCCCGGAGCCTGTGAAGAGCGAGGGTGACGACGAGGATGAGGAAGATGAGTCGGAGACCCCGTCCTGTTCCCCTCCCCCGCCCCAGAGGCCCCACCTCCACCAGACGGGGGTGAGCAGCACCTTCAAGTCTCAGGCCGCCCTGGAGAACCAGAAGTACGCCTACCGAGGAGGTCCGTTTGGCCGCCCGCCCCCCTCCGCTCTGGGGGGACTGAAgtactcctcctccctctctctgggtcCCGACATCCAACAGCAGCAGAATAGCACCTCCCCCACCTCGGATTCCACCAATCACCCAGGCTTCACGCCGTCTACGGCCCCTCCCCTAAAGACCCGCCCACACTCCCCCTCCAGCTGGGAGGCAAAGAGACAGGTCAATATCAAGATGGAGGAGCCTGATatctggagagatgggagagaggccATGGAGAAGAGGCTCCATTCCACGAGGGTGGAGTCCAAGTGTTATCCCTCTACACAACCCATCAAGATGGAGCCCAAGGAAGAGGCCACGCTTACAACCATCTCCGAGTCTTCTCTGGCCGAGCTGGGCCGAAGCTGTGAGGTTCTCCTGACCCGACACTCCAGCTCCCTCCCCAGAAAGAACCCCTCCGACAGGACCAAGACTGAGCTCAAACAGGAGGGCAGGCATCACAAGCCTGAGAGAGAGCGGGAACGACaccgagagaaggagaggaaaccCGGCCGGAGCAAGAAGCACGGGGAGAGGAAACCCGGCCGAAGCAAGAAGCacggggagaggaaagaggggaagaAAAAGCCGAGGGAGAAACGAGACGagatgtcctcctcctcttcgtcctctcactcctcctcctccagttccAGTTCGAAGCGGCACAGGCACAAGGAGAAGAAGGACCACCGGCGGATCCTCGGGAACCTGGACCTTCAGCGTAAGGAGATCCGGGAGAAGGACCGCGACCGCGTTCGCGCCGACATGAGGAGGAAGGAGGCTGGGTCCACCAGCGAAGGTGAAACCTCCGAATGGGCGTCTCGTAGTAGAAGTGAAAGAAGTTCAGGAGTCATGTCCGCTTCTCAGGACAGAGGGGCTGGATCTACGCTGCAGGGTTCAGCTGCTGACTTCATGAAGCTGAAGGCCCTGTCGGACGGGCCGCCCAAGGAGCTGAAGATCAGGCTGATCAAGGTGGAGAGCGGCGACCGAGAGACGTTCATCGCCTCTGAGGTGGAGGAGAAGCGGACACCTTTGGAGGAGATCAGCATCGAGAACACCGCCGCAGAGGTCATCAGGGCCTGCAA gGGTGCGAGGGTGAAGGGGAAGTTCAAAGAGTCCTACCTGCTCCCTGCGTTCTCTGTCAAGCCGCTATTTACTACAGAGCCCCTCCCACGGGATAAACTCAACCCCCCCACGCCCAGCATCTAT tTGGAGAGTAAGAGAGATGCCCTCTCCCCTGTACTACTGCAGTTCTGTACAGACCCCAAGaaccctgttactgtcatcaGAGGACTGGCCGGGTCCCTACGACTCA acCTGGGTTTGTTCTCCACGAAGTCTCTGGTAGATGCTAACTCTGAGCATGCTGTGGAGGTGAGGACCCAGGTACAGCAGCCTGCTGATGAGAACTGGGACCCCAGCGGCACGGGGCAGACCTGGCCCTGTGAGAGCAGCCGCTCACACACCACCATCGCCAAGTACGCCCAGTACCAGGCTTCATCCTTCCAGGAGAGTCTGCAG GAGGAGAAGGGTAGTGATGAAGAGGctgaggaagatgaggaagacaAGGAGAAGACGAGTAAGGAGACCAGCCCTGAGACACCTAGCAAAGAACCCACAAGTAAAGATGCTACCAGTACCGAACAGAAACCAGTGGGGAAGATAATCAAGTTTGGCACCAACATTGACCTGTCAGACCCCAAGAG GTGGAAGGCCCAGCTGCAGGAGCTCCAGAAGCTTCCGGCCTTCATGCGCGTGGCGTCCAGCGGCAACATGCTGAGCCACGTAGGTCACACCATCCTGGGCATGAACACGGTCCAGCTCTACATGAAGGTTCCCGGGAGCCGCACGCCTGGCCACCAGGAGAACAACAACTTCTGCTCTGTGAACGTCAACATTGGGCCTGGAGACTGCGAGTGGTTCTCCGTGCACGAAAACTACTGGCCGGCCATCGACGACTTCTGTGAAAA GCACGGAGTAGACTACCTGACCGGTTCCTGGTGGCCTGTTCTTGAGGACCTGTACCGATCCAACATCCCCGTGTACCGCTTCATTCAGAGGCCCGGGGACCTGGTGTGGATCAACGCAGGGACCGTCCACTGGGTCCAGGCTGTGGGCTGGTGCAACAACATCGCCTGGAACGTGGGCCCACTCAACT CCTACCAGTACCAGCTGGCCCTGGAGAGGTTTGAGTGGAACGTGGTCAAGAAGGTCAAGTCCATTGTCCCCATGATCCACGTGTCCTGGAACGTGGCCCGCACCGTCAAGGTCACCGACCCCGACACATACAAGATGATCAA GCACTGCCTCCTGCAGTCCATCAAGCACATCCAGGTTCTGCGAGACCAGCTGGTAGCAGCAGGGAAGAAGATCTCCTACCAGAGCCGAGTGAAGGACGAACCAGCTTACTACTGCAACGAGTGTGAT GTGGAGGTGTTTGACCTGCTGTTCGTGACGTCTGAGAGTGGCAGCAGGAAGACCTATGTGGTCCACTGTGAGGACTGTGCCCGCCAGAGAAACCCCAGCCTCTCCAACAACGTAGTGGTGTTGGAGCAGTACCGCATGGAGGAGCTAATGAGTACCTACGACGCATTCAGCctg acTGCAGCCCCGAGTACACGGTGA